Proteins from one Deltaproteobacteria bacterium genomic window:
- a CDS encoding HAMP domain-containing protein, which yields MRIRPLPPLGFGARLGLATSALVVLVCIVQSWILAQRGLDHLRQHLIETGRNASAQLANEVGATILTGRVDRLRELADQARTRSGVRYARFFDRHGLLLVSTGNPPTGATPAAAAAPAGPIPVGADFWEFQAPILVAEPRARQLHAPAALVAGGRAGTVAVGISLESLQALQHRTVTTAALFTVLFTLVAVLAAVLLTRAISRPLTALASAADAIARGDLHAKVEVPTHDEIGRLAQSFNAMVESLTRSRAALEEKVVELERANRLKSEFLATISHELRTPLNVIIGYVEMLTDGTGGHLDEEQAKMIAAIERYSRVQLELITSVLDFARLSSGQISFHVERFALAPLLTEIQTLRTGRLGNPRLGLTVTVEPDLPMFETDRVKLREIVHNLVDNAVKFTEAGRVAVVAHAGKGPGWVVIEVSDTGPGIPAEDLDTVFDAFHQVGESSTRRTGGVGLGLSIVKQLVTALGGTVSVTSRIGEGSAFRIDVPCRLRAAGAPAPETVPAGVVALDEVTRYVARLPRRRRVSGTLAARSAAK from the coding sequence GTGCGGATCCGTCCCCTCCCTCCTCTCGGCTTTGGGGCCCGCCTCGGGCTCGCCACCTCCGCGCTCGTCGTGCTCGTGTGCATCGTCCAGAGCTGGATCCTGGCGCAGCGCGGCCTCGACCACCTCCGCCAGCACCTCATCGAGACCGGTCGCAACGCGAGCGCGCAGCTCGCGAACGAGGTCGGCGCCACGATCCTCACCGGCCGCGTCGACCGTCTCCGCGAGCTGGCCGACCAGGCCCGAACGCGCAGCGGTGTGCGCTACGCCCGCTTCTTCGACCGGCACGGGTTGCTCCTCGTCTCGACCGGGAACCCGCCGACCGGTGCGACGCCGGCGGCGGCCGCCGCGCCGGCCGGTCCCATTCCGGTGGGTGCCGATTTCTGGGAGTTCCAGGCGCCGATCCTCGTGGCCGAGCCACGCGCGCGTCAGCTCCACGCGCCGGCGGCGCTCGTCGCGGGCGGGCGGGCCGGGACGGTCGCCGTTGGCATCTCGCTCGAGTCGCTGCAGGCGCTGCAGCACCGCACCGTCACCACCGCCGCCCTCTTCACCGTACTCTTCACCCTGGTCGCCGTCCTGGCGGCGGTCCTGCTCACGCGCGCCATCAGCCGACCGCTCACGGCCCTCGCCTCCGCGGCTGATGCGATTGCGCGCGGCGACCTCCACGCCAAGGTGGAAGTGCCGACGCACGACGAGATCGGCCGCCTGGCCCAGTCGTTCAACGCGATGGTCGAGAGCCTGACCCGCAGTCGGGCTGCGCTGGAGGAGAAGGTCGTGGAGCTGGAGCGGGCGAACCGGCTCAAGTCCGAGTTCCTCGCCACGATCTCGCACGAGCTGCGCACGCCACTGAACGTCATCATCGGCTACGTCGAGATGCTGACCGACGGGACGGGCGGGCACCTCGACGAGGAGCAGGCGAAGATGATCGCCGCCATCGAGCGCTACTCACGGGTACAGCTCGAGCTGATCACCAGCGTGCTCGACTTTGCGCGTCTCAGCTCCGGCCAGATATCGTTCCACGTCGAGCGCTTCGCCCTGGCCCCGCTGCTCACCGAGATCCAGACCCTCCGCACGGGCCGGCTCGGCAACCCGCGCCTCGGCCTCACCGTCACGGTCGAGCCGGACCTCCCCATGTTCGAGACCGACCGCGTGAAGCTGCGGGAGATCGTTCACAACCTGGTCGACAACGCGGTCAAGTTCACGGAGGCGGGAAGGGTCGCCGTGGTGGCGCACGCGGGAAAAGGCCCCGGTTGGGTCGTGATCGAGGTCAGTGACACCGGCCCCGGCATCCCGGCCGAGGACCTGGATACTGTCTTCGACGCCTTCCACCAGGTCGGCGAGAGCAGCACCCGCCGCACCGGCGGTGTCGGGCTCGGGCTGAGCATCGTGAAGCAGCTCGTGACCGCGCTCGGCGGGACGGTCTCCGTGACCAGCCGAATCGGAGAGGGCTCTGCGTTCCGGATCGACGTCCCTTGCCGCCTTCGAGCGGCGGGCGCTCCCGCCCCCGAGACCGTGCCGGCCGGGGTCGTGGCCCTCGACGAGGTCACGCGCTACGTGGCGAGGTTGCCGCGGCGCAGGCGCGTGTCCGGGACGCTCGCAGCGCGTTCCGCCGCGAAGTAG
- a CDS encoding class II aldolase/adducin family protein, with translation MRTDAEAKEQIIQITNELFAMGLLTPTGGNVSARAADPELYWITPSRMYKGGLTLEDLVCIKPDGTVCEGTRQPSVEYQMHWASYQARPDATAAVHTHAPVATAFGITNQSFPPINTDAIFLADTKIVPWYMPGSKELADAVGEALRASRGTILQCHGLMTVGKTMRDAATRAMMLEETAKILLYCKQFGGELTLIPSEWVERLAAVAEFV, from the coding sequence ATGCGCACCGATGCCGAGGCGAAGGAGCAGATCATCCAGATCACGAACGAGCTGTTCGCGATGGGGCTCCTCACGCCGACCGGCGGCAACGTGAGCGCACGCGCGGCCGACCCCGAGCTCTACTGGATCACGCCGAGCCGCATGTACAAGGGCGGCCTCACGCTCGAGGACCTGGTCTGCATCAAGCCCGACGGGACGGTCTGCGAGGGCACGAGGCAGCCCTCGGTCGAGTACCAGATGCACTGGGCCTCCTACCAGGCGCGTCCGGACGCGACGGCGGCCGTCCACACCCACGCGCCCGTCGCCACCGCCTTCGGCATCACGAACCAGTCCTTCCCGCCGATCAACACCGACGCGATCTTCCTCGCGGACACGAAGATCGTGCCCTGGTACATGCCCGGCTCGAAGGAGCTGGCCGACGCGGTCGGCGAGGCGCTCCGGGCGAGCCGCGGGACGATCCTCCAGTGCCATGGGCTGATGACTGTCGGGAAGACCATGCGCGACGCCGCGACGCGCGCCATGATGCTCGAGGAGACGGCGAAGATACTCCTCTACTGCAAGCAGTTCGGCGGGGAGCTGACCCTGATCCCGAGCGAATGGGTCGAGCGCCTGGCGGCGGTCGCGGAGTTCGTCTAG
- a CDS encoding exosortase system-associated protein, TIGR04073 family: MARSLTLAALVLLLASPAGAQTATRKFGRGLAGMTTSVLEVPGNIVAESRARGYGEGIPLGFAKGLGMIIPRTLVGVWEFVSAPFPVPADYRPILNPEFPWGYFEGGRPETPAPTRKKPHR, encoded by the coding sequence ATGGCACGCTCGCTCACCCTCGCAGCGCTTGTTCTTCTCCTCGCCTCGCCCGCCGGGGCACAGACCGCCACCCGCAAGTTCGGGCGTGGGCTCGCCGGCATGACGACCTCGGTCCTGGAAGTGCCGGGCAACATCGTGGCCGAGAGCCGCGCGCGCGGCTACGGGGAGGGCATCCCGCTGGGCTTCGCTAAGGGTCTCGGCATGATCATCCCGCGCACCCTGGTGGGCGTGTGGGAGTTCGTCTCGGCGCCCTTCCCGGTCCCCGCGGACTACCGACCGATCCTGAACCCCGAGTTCCCGTGGGGCTACTTCGAAGGCGGGCGGCCGGAGACTCCGGCCCCGACGCGGAAGAAGCCGCACCGCTGA
- a CDS encoding peroxiredoxin — translation MAVKVGDTLPLDLKLKEMKDGSPKDVALGEVFKGKRVVLFAVPGAFTPTCSMKHLPGFVAEAAKIRARGVDDIVCVAVNDVFVMDAWGKSSGAAGKVRMLADGNGEFARAMGLELDASGFGMGKRSQRYGMVVKDGRVEQLHVEPGPGLNVCSAESMLAKL, via the coding sequence ATGGCGGTCAAGGTTGGCGACACACTCCCGCTCGACCTGAAGCTCAAGGAGATGAAGGACGGAAGTCCGAAGGACGTCGCGCTGGGCGAGGTCTTCAAGGGCAAGAGGGTCGTCCTCTTCGCCGTGCCGGGCGCCTTCACGCCCACCTGCTCCATGAAGCACCTGCCCGGCTTCGTCGCCGAGGCGGCGAAGATCCGCGCCAGGGGCGTGGACGACATCGTGTGCGTGGCGGTGAACGACGTCTTCGTCATGGACGCGTGGGGGAAGTCGTCGGGAGCGGCGGGCAAGGTCCGCATGCTGGCCGACGGCAACGGGGAGTTCGCCCGCGCGATGGGCCTCGAGCTCGACGCGAGCGGCTTCGGCATGGGCAAACGTTCCCAGCGCTACGGCATGGTGGTGAAGGACGGCAGGGTCGAGCAGCTCCACGTCGAGCCCGGGCCCGGGCTCAACGTGTGCAGCGCCGAGTCGATGCTCGCGAAGCTCTAG
- a CDS encoding DsbA family protein: MSPPWRNGDTGPLCSGRRQRRQRARAPLTPRARTGTYAPRVGRDRPEEESMGARGLLMLGALLAAAGCGSAPAPTPSENTDTEQLVKYYRKKNNLPPSAKLAVTGLHDSSIKGAREGTLEIGEGAGAQKITFVTSPDGHFVAFGTVEDVTVDPAKAIMAKIDLKDQPVKGPADAKVTIVEYSDFQCPFCSRGYATIENEVLKQYGDKVRFYYKSYPLPFHPWAKPGAVAAECAKQQSPEAFWKVYKGFFENQGQISKDNVKDKATEYLADTGIDMTKWADCFDNQKSAPAVDAQMQEGSSVGVRGTPGFIINGRLVSGAQPFDSFKNVIEDELASAK; the protein is encoded by the coding sequence ATGTCGCCTCCTTGGAGGAATGGTGATACGGGCCCTCTATGTAGCGGTCGGCGGCAGCGGCGGCAACGGGCCCGGGCGCCCTTGACGCCGCGCGCGCGGACGGGCACTTATGCCCCCCGAGTCGGCCGAGACCGACCAGAGGAGGAGTCCATGGGTGCGAGAGGCCTATTGATGCTCGGCGCGCTGCTGGCGGCGGCAGGGTGCGGCTCGGCACCCGCCCCGACCCCGAGCGAGAACACCGATACCGAGCAGCTTGTCAAGTACTACCGCAAGAAGAACAACCTGCCGCCCAGTGCCAAGCTGGCGGTGACGGGGCTCCACGACTCGAGCATCAAGGGCGCCAGGGAAGGGACGCTCGAGATCGGCGAGGGGGCGGGCGCGCAGAAGATCACCTTCGTCACGTCGCCCGACGGCCACTTCGTGGCCTTCGGCACGGTCGAGGACGTGACCGTCGATCCCGCGAAGGCCATCATGGCCAAGATCGACCTGAAGGACCAACCGGTCAAGGGCCCGGCCGACGCCAAGGTGACCATCGTCGAGTACTCCGACTTCCAGTGCCCGTTCTGCAGCAGGGGCTACGCCACGATCGAGAACGAGGTCTTGAAGCAGTACGGCGACAAGGTCCGCTTCTACTACAAGAGCTACCCCCTGCCCTTCCATCCCTGGGCCAAGCCCGGCGCCGTCGCCGCCGAGTGCGCGAAGCAGCAGAGCCCGGAGGCTTTCTGGAAGGTCTACAAGGGCTTCTTCGAGAACCAGGGGCAGATCAGCAAGGACAACGTCAAGGACAAGGCCACCGAGTACCTCGCCGACACCGGCATCGACATGACCAAGTGGGCCGACTGCTTCGACAACCAGAAGAGCGCCCCCGCGGTGGACGCGCAGATGCAGGAGGGCAGCTCGGTCGGCGTGCGGGGCACCCCCGGCTTCATCATCAACGGCCGCCTGGTGTCGGGGGCGCAGCCCTTCGACAGCTTCAAGAACGTCATCGAGGACGAGCTCGCGTCGGCGAAGTGA
- a CDS encoding pilus assembly protein: protein MANGNARQRLERAQAGQSLAELAVVLVLLLFLTFGIIDAGRLIFAYNMVSSSARDGVRWAVVRGSASGQVATADDIKTFVKNRIVGIPVDVTVTWNPNNDPGGSVAVKVQSQWAPSVLFPMVPTSITLASTSQMVISR, encoded by the coding sequence ATGGCGAACGGTAACGCACGGCAACGTCTCGAGAGGGCGCAAGCCGGCCAGTCGCTGGCGGAGCTGGCGGTCGTCCTGGTGCTGCTTCTGTTCCTGACGTTCGGGATCATCGACGCCGGTCGATTGATCTTCGCGTACAACATGGTGTCCTCGAGCGCCAGGGACGGAGTGCGCTGGGCGGTGGTACGCGGGTCCGCCAGCGGCCAGGTGGCCACTGCGGACGACATCAAAACCTTCGTCAAGAACAGGATCGTCGGCATCCCGGTCGACGTCACGGTGACGTGGAATCCCAACAATGACCCCGGCGGCAGCGTGGCGGTGAAGGTGCAGAGCCAGTGGGCCCCGAGCGTGCTCTTCCCGATGGTTCCGACGAGCATCACGCTCGCCAGTACCTCGCAGATGGTGATCTCCCGCTGA